From the genome of Triticum aestivum cultivar Chinese Spring chromosome 3B, IWGSC CS RefSeq v2.1, whole genome shotgun sequence, one region includes:
- the LOC123064713 gene encoding uncharacterized protein: MAVGTSSLMLVGALLLLVLSSATEIHGGPSSRAAPCSTLAQLCTSLGPWYVAPNVCVSTLCVDPSCRSAPDLPELAVIATRLTVYNATVAKASIEHALAHAKDGKARKVMQSCLQLYTGAVPKLQWAARSVAAGRYSGVPEVLEDASKHVSSECTDLAGKVALPKENGEFFMMGYVAKAVVEWVQLFG, from the coding sequence ATGGCCGTTGGCACATCCTCTCTGATGCTCGTCggcgctctcctcctcctcgtcctctcctcgGCCACCGAAATCCACGGCGGGCCAAGCTCCAGAGCCGCGCCATGTTCCACGCTGGCCCAGCTCTGCACCAGCCTCGGACCTTGGTACGTAGCGCCGAACGTCTGCGTGTCCACACTCTGCGTCGACCCCTCCTGCCGCTCTGCGCCTGACTTGCCGGAGCTCGCAGTGATCGCCACCAGGCTAACGGTGTACAACGCCACGGTGGCCAAGGCCAGCATCGAGCATGCGCTCGCCCACGCCAAGGATGGCAAGGCTAGGAAGGTCATGCAGTCGTGCCTCCAGCTCTACACAGGCGCCGTCCCAAAGTTGCAGTGGGCGGCGCGGTCGGTTGCTGCTGGGCGATATAGCGGTGTACCGGAGGTGCTAGAGGATGCATCTAAACATGTCTCATCTGAGTGCACCGATTTGGCCGGCAAGGTGGCACTTCCCAAGGAGAACGGCGAGTTCTTCATGATGGGCTACGTCGCGAAGGCCGTCGTCGAATGGGTGCAGCTTTTCGGCTGA